The genomic stretch TCGAATCTTGTATttagatattttaaaattagtGTATTCATCGTCACATAActataaataaagaatttggggaaatattatttcgAAATGAAGGGTTGGAAGCTAACTGATCTAGAAATTTAAAATGttgattaattttgttaaattttgatatgATTTCGAACTGATAATCAACtaattttggaaaaaatgTTGAATTATAAACAGTCTGTGACAAAATaaacattttcttttcagtTTTTTCTAGTGATAAAATTACAGTAATTTCAACAACTCATTACATGGCGCTTAAATACCAAGTATCCAATAAATTTGAGGGGTATCTACGAGCGTAAAATACATAAGCATGCTGGCTTGGATGTAAAAAAACATAGGGCAATAAAGCTAAATAATctaattgaaatttattaatacaagAACGATTTGCAAAGTTTACTCAAGAATTATACTTGAAAATGTTTTTTATAaacaataaaatatttatttctattttttctattttgtTTACATTATTTAGTGGAGATGATCTAAACTCAAAATTAGGCAAAATTTCAATGATTTCTTTAAGGGAGTCGGCTCATAAAGCTAGAGGACCAAGTGTGGTCGCAGAAAATGTAATTTCAGAAAAGGTCCCAAAGCTTTTCAATAGTATATCCCCCTTAGAATTGGAGTTAAGTGAGAATCAAGTGGATCCAGCAATACTTCAGAACTCGAATACAAGCAGAGCACTTAATTGTTACCAGAGTTTACCTCAATACATTTTGATAAAAGGTATATTAAGTGAGTATTCATATTTCCTGAATATATTCTACAAGTTGAAATGTGAGCATAAACATGAGTATCACGATGGTACAAAATGCGGCGATACTCTATTTCTGATTGAtctattagaaaataaagtagAAATATTGAGAGAGAAATACTTAAATAGGAAAAACGAATGctttatatttgaatcaaatgCTGTTTCCGTCCAATCGAGATATTTTAACTCAGATGGTTTTATTGGAAGATCAGAACATACTTTGAAAGATTTCGAACTGCTTATGTTAGAAAGATCTTTTTTGAGAAGAGTGATTTCACAATTTGAATCTACTTTAACTAATAAAACCATTGAATATGAGATTTCATGTATGAAAAATGAAAactcaaaaaataatcctGTTGATTGCCATTTACTAAGAACAGAATGCTGGCTTTTAGAATCTGAATTGTTATCCTTGTCAGAGGAACATTTCAAAAGAGTCTCAATGTTCAAGAGGATGGATGATATTCTtgataattgaaaaatatgttTTTATTGCTGAatgttaaaaaaataaatatactGCATAATTTTTGGGGAAATTTGAATCGTAAGAATAAGCGATTTTGTGGATTAAGTTAGATTGTAGAACTTAGCCATATCCTATTATTAGCTTTTATTTGCAATTATTTAAGTTATTAATCTGTGATTTGCCTATAAAGTTATATTGGTTTCCAATCCAGAATTCTATTTGAATGAtctaaattttgaatagtTTTGAGTATACTGTTTCTTGATCTCAGTGAATTAGCTTCTAATAATCGAAAAGTGCCTCTTTCCTATTTTACaactaatttttttaaggattaatttataattttgagTTCCTATagtttatttcaaatatttgagATGAATAATAGGATCTTGCTGGGTGCCAATAAATCactcaaataattaacaaATAAGAGCTGTTTTCCGAAATAtagttaaatatttaaattcgatataatttataaataaataaatattaaatttaaa from Cryptosporidium parvum Iowa II chromosome 8, whole genome shotgun sequence encodes the following:
- a CDS encoding hypothetical protein (with signal peptide, paralogs, within telomeric locus of cryptosporidium-specific predicted secreted proteins), with amino-acid sequence MFFINNKIFISIFSILFTLFSGDDLNSKLGKISMISLRESAHKARGPSVVAENVISEKVPKLFNSISPLELELSENQVDPAILQNSNTSRALNCYQSLPQYILIKGILSEYSYFLNIFYKLKCEHKHEYHDGTKCGDTLFLIDLLENKVEILREKYLNRKNECFIFESNAVSVQSRYFNSDGFIGRSEHTLKDFELLMLERSFLRRVISQFESTLTNKTIEYEISCMKNENSKNNPVDCHLLRTECWLLESELLSLSEEHFKRVSMFKRMDDILDN